Genomic segment of Methanomassiliicoccales archaeon:
GGGATTTTTGGCCGGGCTCAATGCCGGAAGGCTCGCGCTGGGCCTTCCGCCCGTGGTTCCCCCTCCAGAGAGTATGCTGGGAGCTTTAGTTCGGTTCTTGGCCACCGCTGAACCGGAAAATTTCCAACCCATGAGTGCCAACTGGGGCCTTGTGCCTCCGATCGAAGGGAAAATGGACAAGAAAGCTAAAAGGGAGGCCATGTTCCGCCGCGGCCTCTCCGCTTTCCAGTCTTGGTTTTCTCAGGTTTGGTTAAGCTCGAAAATGCTTTAAAATATTAATAGGGTGAGTAGGAGAATGGAGCTTTTTTCAGAAAGGCATGGCTTTACCAGAGGACGCAAAACACTTCAATTGAAGTCGATGGATAAAAAACTTCGCGTGGCTTTATACAACTATCTTCATAGGAGGTTCGAACAAGAATGGTACCCTGAAGAGAGCTCCTACCCGGACTGGTTTAAGTCAGAGCACCCAGAGCTATTTGAGGTGGCTTCCAGTATGATGGGGCCGGGATACTACGAAGCTGAACGAGTTTGGCCTGATCTTTG
This window contains:
- a CDS encoding FAD-dependent oxidoreductase codes for the protein VGFQTGLKWPDQKKVVQTIPGLENAEIVRYGVMHRNTYLNAPKLIRETLELKDVPGVFVAGVLAGVEGYIESAATGFLAGLNAGRLALGLPPVVPPPESMLGALVRFLATAEPENFQPMSANWGLVPPIEGKMDKKAKREAMFRRGLSAFQSWFSQVWLSSKML